The proteins below are encoded in one region of Blastocatellia bacterium:
- a CDS encoding AP2 domain-containing protein — protein MTKSGHKGISRIDQPSRNTFGWYVRVMFNGKQVSKFFSDKVHGSKRQALDAAVTYRDEAEKKLGRPRTDRQVIARQTRNTSGIVGVQRRTKVVRTKDGERIVSKYYVVTWNPEPGRVETIFVPVEKYGERGALLKACSIRREKEKQIYGTVLRTNWEASLAKLVS, from the coding sequence ATGACAAAGAGTGGTCACAAGGGGATCAGCCGCATCGATCAGCCTTCACGCAATACCTTCGGCTGGTATGTCCGCGTGATGTTTAATGGCAAGCAGGTCTCTAAATTTTTTAGCGACAAAGTTCATGGCAGCAAAAGGCAGGCGCTCGACGCGGCGGTGACTTACCGCGACGAGGCCGAGAAGAAGCTGGGTCGCCCGCGCACAGACCGTCAGGTCATTGCCCGGCAGACGCGCAACACCTCGGGCATCGTTGGCGTCCAGCGCCGCACCAAGGTCGTGCGCACCAAAGATGGCGAGCGCATCGTCAGCAAGTATTACGTCGTCACCTGGAACCCGGAGCCGGGCCGCGTCGAGACGATCTTCGTGCCGGTTGAGAAGTACGGCGAGCGCGGCGCGCTCTTGAAAGCCTGCTCGATCCGCCGTGAGAAAGAGAAGCAGATTTACGGCACCGTCTTGCGGACCAACTGGGAAGCCAGCCTGGCAAAGCTGGTCTCTTAA